The stretch of DNA AACGCAGCTGTCGAAATCTGCATCCCCCACCACCTTGGCACTGCCATCAGGCAAGCTGACCTGATTGATGCCGATATCGATCAAAGCGGCACCCGGCTTGAGCATCTCGGCCGTGACCAGCCCGGGTTTGCCCACCGCCACGAACACCGCATCCGCTTGGCGGGAATGAATAGCCAGATTACGGGTCATCGCATGGCATACGGTGACCGTGGCGCCCGCCCCCATCAGCAGGAAGGCGATGGGCTTACCCACGATTTCCGAATGGCCGATCACCACCACCTCGAGCCCTTCGAGCTTGAGCGGCGTCGTCTTGAGGATCTCGACCGCCGCAACCGCCGTGCAGGGTCCCATGACCAGGTCATTATAGACGATGTCGCCGATCGAGGCCGGATGCAGCCCTTCCACATCCTTGAACGGATGCACCGCCCGCTGCACCGCCCGCACCGGGATGTGCTTCGGCAGTGGCCGCTGGATGATGACCCCGCTGACCCGCGGGTCCACATTGAGGCCGTGAATGATGCCGAGCAACTCGTCCGCTCCCGTCGTATCCGGATAGAAGCGGTCCTCGAAGGCAATGCCGACCTTCTCGGCAATACGTGCCTGATTGCGGATATAGAGCTCGGCCGGCTTGCTGTCGCCCACCGCGATCGACACCAGCCGCACCGGCCAGCCGCTCTCCTTGAGTGCTGCGGCGTCCTCATGAATGGTTTCGTGCATGGCTGCCGCAATCTGGCGGCCATCCAGCAGTTTATGGGTGAAGTCCGTCATTCGAATGTCCTCGATACACGAGCGGCCCGGCCAGAGCCAAATCCACGCCCCGCGCCGGGGGTGAGCATTGCTCCGGGAGCACGAACAAATCATGACGTTCTAATAGCCATGCCCCAGCTCCGACGAGGGCATCCGAGGTCGCATGACTGAGGATTGTCTCTACGCCGCCTCCTCCAGAAGGCTGGGCTCAGGCAAGCCATTGGTGCGGCAGGTTGCGGTGAGTGTATTCGCCAGCAGGCACGCAATCGTCATCGGACCCACCCCACCCGGCACGGGCGTGATCGCGCCGGCCACCGCCGAGGCTGAGGCAAAGTCCACATCCCCCACCAGCTTATGCTTGTCGGGCCCTTTCTCCGGCGCCGGCACGCGATTGATCCCGACATCGATCACTGCCGCCCCCGGTTTGATCCAATCGCCTTTGATCATCTCCGGCCGCCCGACCGCCGCCACCAGAATATCCGCGCGCCGGCAGATCCCCGGCAAGTCGCGGCTCTTGGAATGCGCGATGGTCACCGTGCAGCTCTGTTGCAGCAACAGCTGCGCCATGGGCTTGCCCACGATATTGGACCGCCCCACCACGACAGCTTCCAGCCCCGAAAGATCGCCCAGCGTGTCCCTCAGCAGCATGAGGCAACCGAGCGGCGTGCACGGGACGATCGCCTCCTGTCCGGTGGCGAGCAGGCCGGCATTGACCACGTGAAAGCCATCGACGTCCTTTTCCGGACTGATCGCCTCCAGCACCCGCTCGGAATTGATCTGAGCAGGCAAAGGCAGCTGCACCAGAATGCCATTCACGGCGGGATCGGCATTGAGCTTGGCGATCAACGCGAGCAAATCTGCCTCCGGGGCAGAGGCGGCAAGCCTGTGCTCGAAGGAGGCCATGCCGGCCTCGACCGTCTGCTTGGCTTTCGAGCGCACATAGACCGAACTCGCCGGATCATCGCCGACCAGCACCACCGCAAGCCCGGGCGTGATGCCATGCCGTGTCTTGAGTTCGGCAACCTTGCCGGCGATCTGCGCGCGCAAACGATCGGCGAAGGCTTTGCCATCGATGATCCTGGCCGTCATGGATTGCTCCTTGTT from Rhodoligotrophos sp. CJ14 encodes:
- a CDS encoding bifunctional 5,10-methylenetetrahydrofolate dehydrogenase/5,10-methenyltetrahydrofolate cyclohydrolase is translated as MTDFTHKLLDGRQIAAAMHETIHEDAAALKESGWPVRLVSIAVGDSKPAELYIRNQARIAEKVGIAFEDRFYPDTTGADELLGIIHGLNVDPRVSGVIIQRPLPKHIPVRAVQRAVHPFKDVEGLHPASIGDIVYNDLVMGPCTAVAAVEILKTTPLKLEGLEVVVIGHSEIVGKPIAFLLMGAGATVTVCHAMTRNLAIHSRQADAVFVAVGKPGLVTAEMLKPGAALIDIGINQVSLPDGSAKVVGDADFDSCVAVAGWITPVPGGVGPVTVATLMRNAVRAASLQRAAYEKSFATTEAVYLN
- the folD gene encoding bifunctional methylenetetrahydrofolate dehydrogenase/methenyltetrahydrofolate cyclohydrolase FolD, which encodes MTARIIDGKAFADRLRAQIAGKVAELKTRHGITPGLAVVLVGDDPASSVYVRSKAKQTVEAGMASFEHRLAASAPEADLLALIAKLNADPAVNGILVQLPLPAQINSERVLEAISPEKDVDGFHVVNAGLLATGQEAIVPCTPLGCLMLLRDTLGDLSGLEAVVVGRSNIVGKPMAQLLLQQSCTVTIAHSKSRDLPGICRRADILVAAVGRPEMIKGDWIKPGAAVIDVGINRVPAPEKGPDKHKLVGDVDFASASAVAGAITPVPGGVGPMTIACLLANTLTATCRTNGLPEPSLLEEAA